Proteins encoded together in one Nocardioides marinisabuli window:
- the lnt gene encoding apolipoprotein N-acyltransferase, with translation MPQRLVLALLAGVLLAMAYEPFAVPVLVPVLVPLAVAAHTLLTRGLGLRRAFAVGLAFGVGFYYVHIYWMTTVALAAWLGLSAVQALFYGLLGSAVALLTRLPAWPLWVGTAWVSMEVWRSGWPFSGMPWGRLGFAVVDTPVAATLPYVGMAGVTFLLALAGAALAAVLVSSGRTRLVALGTLAAVVAAVGAAVALPWSSPATGSVTVAVVQGDVPGPGNDILYDFRQVTENHVQATVDLADDVAAGRAPAPDFVVWPENSTATDPFRDAGTNAGILRATEAIGVPVLVGALVDGPPGAVLNQGIVWDPVTGAGERYTKRHPVAYGEFIPFRGTPLELAFGDLARIQRDMLVGTGKEPLSIAGTEVAGAICFDVAYEDAIYDQVGRGAELLTVQTSNATFIFSDQVDQQFAMTRLRALETGRATVVASTNGVTGVIGADGEVVATAGIQETEVLVEELALHEGLTPAVRMDRFPWQVAVGLTLLTLTASLLPYSRARRTRRLRRSAAGDGRPTHDGGATPPPRRGADAMAEQP, from the coding sequence GTGCCCCAGCGCCTGGTCCTCGCCCTGCTCGCCGGCGTGCTCCTGGCGATGGCCTACGAGCCGTTCGCCGTGCCCGTCCTCGTCCCGGTGCTCGTGCCGCTGGCGGTCGCCGCGCACACGCTGCTGACCCGCGGCCTGGGCCTGCGCCGCGCCTTCGCCGTCGGCCTGGCCTTCGGGGTCGGGTTCTACTACGTGCACATCTACTGGATGACGACCGTCGCCCTGGCCGCCTGGCTCGGGCTCTCGGCCGTCCAGGCGCTCTTCTACGGCCTGCTCGGCAGCGCCGTGGCGCTGCTGACCCGGCTGCCGGCGTGGCCGCTGTGGGTCGGCACCGCGTGGGTCTCCATGGAGGTGTGGCGCAGCGGCTGGCCCTTCAGCGGGATGCCCTGGGGCCGACTGGGCTTCGCCGTGGTCGACACCCCGGTCGCCGCCACGCTGCCGTACGTCGGCATGGCCGGGGTCACCTTCCTGCTCGCGCTCGCCGGCGCGGCGCTCGCTGCGGTGCTGGTCTCGTCCGGCCGCACGCGTCTGGTCGCCCTGGGCACGCTGGCGGCGGTCGTCGCGGCGGTCGGCGCGGCGGTGGCGCTGCCCTGGAGCAGTCCCGCCACCGGCTCGGTGACGGTGGCGGTGGTCCAGGGCGACGTGCCGGGGCCCGGCAACGACATCCTCTACGACTTCCGCCAGGTCACCGAGAACCACGTGCAGGCCACGGTCGACCTCGCCGACGACGTCGCCGCGGGGCGTGCCCCGGCGCCCGACTTCGTCGTGTGGCCCGAGAACTCCACGGCCACCGACCCGTTCCGCGACGCCGGCACGAACGCCGGCATCCTGCGGGCCACCGAGGCCATCGGCGTGCCGGTCCTGGTCGGTGCCCTGGTCGACGGACCTCCGGGGGCGGTGCTCAACCAGGGCATCGTGTGGGACCCGGTGACGGGGGCGGGGGAGCGCTACACCAAGCGCCACCCGGTCGCCTACGGCGAGTTCATCCCGTTCCGCGGCACCCCCCTCGAGCTGGCCTTCGGCGACCTGGCCCGCATCCAGCGCGACATGCTGGTCGGCACCGGCAAGGAGCCGTTGAGCATCGCCGGCACCGAGGTCGCCGGGGCGATCTGCTTCGACGTCGCCTACGAGGACGCGATCTACGACCAGGTCGGCCGCGGCGCCGAGCTGCTCACGGTGCAGACCTCCAACGCCACCTTCATCTTCTCCGACCAGGTCGACCAGCAGTTCGCGATGACCCGGCTGCGCGCCCTGGAGACCGGCCGCGCCACGGTCGTGGCCTCCACCAACGGCGTCACCGGCGTGATCGGCGCCGACGGCGAGGTCGTCGCGACCGCCGGCATCCAGGAGACCGAGGTGCTGGTCGAGGAGCTGGCGCTGCACGAGGGGCTCACCCCGGCGGTGCGGATGGACCGGTTCCCGTGGCAGGTCGCGGTGGGTCTGACGCTCCTGACCCTGACCGCCTCCCTGCTCCCGTACAGTCGCGCGCGCCGGACCCGCCGCCTGCGACGCAGCGCGGCCGGGGACGGTCGACCCACCCACGACGGCGGCGCCACCCCGCCGCCACGACGAGGAGCCGACGCGATGGCGGAGCAGCCGTGA
- a CDS encoding TetR/AcrR family transcriptional regulator: MTPTGERVRRAALELFAERGFHGTGIRQLAEHAGLSSATLYHYMGTKEDLLVELMRASLERLVAAADDVLAHHAGATARLGALVRLHVTSHAERPLETRVVDDEVHALSPERRREVVALRDRYEGAWQQVIDQGLATGAFSVESAAVARRALLEMCSGVARWFDPAGPVALPDLADQYAVLALRLLGADARRVGGDTPPPV; the protein is encoded by the coding sequence ATGACCCCCACCGGCGAGCGCGTGCGCCGCGCGGCGCTCGAGCTCTTCGCCGAGCGCGGCTTCCACGGCACCGGCATCCGCCAGCTGGCCGAGCACGCCGGGCTGTCCAGCGCCACGCTCTACCACTACATGGGCACCAAGGAGGACCTGCTGGTCGAGCTGATGCGCGCCAGCCTCGAGCGGCTCGTCGCGGCCGCCGACGACGTCCTCGCCCACCACGCCGGCGCGACGGCGCGGTTGGGCGCCCTGGTGCGCCTGCACGTCACCAGCCACGCCGAGCGTCCGCTCGAGACCCGGGTGGTCGACGACGAGGTGCACGCGCTGTCGCCCGAGCGCCGCCGCGAGGTGGTCGCCCTGCGGGACCGCTACGAGGGCGCCTGGCAGCAGGTCATCGACCAGGGGCTGGCCACCGGCGCGTTCTCCGTGGAGTCCGCCGCGGTCGCGCGGCGGGCGCTGCTGGAGATGTGCAGCGGCGTCGCCCGCTGGTTCGACCCGGCCGGGCCGGTCGCCCTCCCCGACCTCGCCGACCAGTACGCCGTGCTGGCGCTGCGGCTGCTCGGCGCCGACGCCCGGCGTGTCGGGGGCGACACGCCGCCACCGGTCTAG
- a CDS encoding Lrp/AsnC family transcriptional regulator, whose translation MEPTDRKILSLLARDGRMSFTDLGRATGLSTSAVHQRVKRLEQRDLIQGYGATINHAEIGVPLAAFISIRPIDPSQPDDCAARLEHIEEIESCWSVAGEESYVLLVRCTSPAALEDLLARVRAAANVSTRTTIVLTTYYENRPVTGTVEDEPG comes from the coding sequence GTGGAGCCCACCGACCGCAAGATCTTGTCGTTGCTGGCCCGCGACGGCCGGATGTCCTTCACCGACCTGGGCAGGGCGACCGGCCTGTCGACCTCCGCGGTGCACCAGCGGGTCAAGCGGCTCGAGCAGCGGGACCTGATCCAGGGCTACGGCGCGACCATCAACCACGCCGAGATCGGCGTGCCGCTGGCCGCGTTCATCTCGATCCGCCCCATCGACCCCTCGCAGCCCGACGACTGCGCCGCGCGCCTGGAGCACATCGAGGAGATCGAGTCGTGCTGGTCGGTGGCGGGGGAGGAGTCCTACGTGCTGCTGGTGCGCTGCACCTCCCCGGCGGCGCTGGAGGACCTGCTGGCCCGGGTGCGGGCGGCCGCGAACGTCTCGACCCGCACCACCATCGTGCTGACGACGTACTACGAGAACCGCCCGGTCACCGGGACCGTCGAGGACGAGCCGGGCTGA
- a CDS encoding amidohydrolase — protein sequence MKADLLLTNARVRTLEGPGRDRVARSVAIWRDRVVAVDDDVAAHRVLDLDGAVVVPGFHDAHNHMAWFGQSLTELDLRLPSLEALYDAVAERARDLPPDAWVVGAGYDENKIGAHPERDALDRAAGGRRVWLRHTSGHMCVVNSALLADLGLSEAAVEVPGGRVVVDAAGRPTGLLQEQAQHLVNDLVLPYPVAGLVEAIERAGQVYLSQGLTSVVEAGVGGGWIGRSPVEVAAYQEARAQGRLPLRVELMVAADALRPLEGHADDDLGLGLDLGIRTGLGDDRLRLGPVKIFSDGSLIGHTCALTDEFADTPGEKGYLQDDADALRDRILGAHRSGWRVAAHAIGDAAIDLVLDAYEEAQRRWPRPDVRHRIEHFGVSRPDQVARAAALGVVPVPQGRFVGEIGDGMLRALGAERASWIYRYRSLLDAGIVAPGSSDRPVVDGTPLLGIHDMVNRRTDSGRECGPEEAITGLEALTAYTLGSAHASHQEHDRGTIAPGKLADLAVLDDDPATVSPRVIRDLTVLRTVLGGEVVWEA from the coding sequence GTGAAGGCCGACCTGCTGCTGACCAACGCCCGGGTGCGCACCCTCGAGGGCCCCGGTCGCGACCGGGTGGCCCGCAGCGTCGCGATCTGGCGCGACCGGGTCGTTGCGGTCGACGACGACGTCGCGGCCCACCGGGTCCTCGACCTCGACGGTGCCGTCGTCGTGCCGGGCTTCCACGACGCCCACAACCACATGGCCTGGTTCGGGCAGTCCCTCACCGAGCTCGACCTGCGCCTGCCCTCCCTCGAGGCCCTGTACGACGCCGTGGCCGAGCGGGCGCGCGACCTCCCGCCCGACGCGTGGGTCGTTGGCGCGGGCTACGACGAGAACAAGATCGGCGCCCACCCCGAGCGCGACGCCCTCGACCGCGCCGCCGGTGGGCGGCGGGTGTGGCTGCGCCACACCTCCGGTCACATGTGCGTGGTCAACAGCGCCCTGCTGGCCGATCTGGGGCTCTCGGAGGCCGCCGTCGAGGTGCCGGGCGGGCGGGTCGTCGTCGACGCCGCTGGGCGTCCCACCGGGCTGCTGCAGGAGCAGGCCCAGCACCTGGTCAACGACCTGGTGCTGCCCTACCCGGTGGCCGGGCTGGTCGAGGCGATCGAGCGGGCCGGGCAGGTCTACCTGAGCCAGGGGCTGACCTCGGTGGTCGAGGCCGGCGTCGGCGGGGGCTGGATCGGCCGCAGCCCGGTGGAGGTGGCGGCCTACCAGGAGGCGCGCGCGCAGGGGCGGCTGCCGCTGCGGGTCGAGCTGATGGTGGCTGCCGACGCGCTGCGCCCGCTGGAGGGGCACGCCGACGACGACCTGGGCCTGGGCCTCGACCTGGGCATCCGCACCGGGCTGGGCGACGACCGGCTCCGGCTGGGACCGGTGAAGATCTTCTCGGACGGCTCGCTGATCGGGCACACCTGCGCGCTCACCGACGAGTTCGCCGACACACCGGGCGAGAAGGGCTACCTGCAGGACGACGCCGACGCGCTGCGCGATCGGATCCTGGGCGCGCACCGCTCGGGCTGGCGGGTGGCCGCGCACGCGATCGGCGACGCGGCCATCGACCTGGTGCTCGACGCCTACGAGGAGGCGCAGCGGCGCTGGCCGCGGCCCGACGTGCGGCACCGCATCGAGCACTTCGGGGTCTCGCGGCCGGACCAGGTCGCCCGGGCCGCCGCCCTGGGGGTGGTGCCGGTGCCGCAGGGCCGGTTCGTGGGTGAGATCGGCGACGGCATGCTGCGCGCGCTCGGGGCCGAGCGCGCCTCCTGGATCTACCGCTACCGCTCGCTGCTCGACGCGGGGATCGTGGCGCCGGGCAGCTCCGACCGGCCCGTGGTCGACGGCACTCCCCTGCTGGGCATCCACGACATGGTCAACCGGCGCACCGACTCGGGCCGCGAGTGCGGTCCCGAGGAGGCGATCACCGGCCTGGAGGCCCTCACGGCCTACACGCTGGGCTCGGCGCACGCCTCGCACCAGGAGCACGACCGGGGCACGATCGCGCCGGGGAAGCTGGCCGACCTGGCCGTCCTCGACGACGACCCCGCGACGGTGTCCCCCCGGGTGATCCGCGACCTCACCGTCCTGCGTACCGTCCTGGGAGGAGAGGTGGTGTGGGAAGCATGA
- a CDS encoding AMP-binding protein codes for MAETLVEHLDEAAGRHPDRPAWTFDLGADDRTTWSFAEVAGASAAYAAALAARGVGAGDRVGVMTGNSADSPLLWLALQRLGAASVPLNVRYRHDDLGHVLADSGARLVVAAEEHHDLVRSAVDLTGGVEVLSPADLQAHRDPAPSSIAGRVDPDAVVNVQYTSGTTGRPKGCLLTHRYWTTLGGSMVTEFPHLGPDDVMLTAQPFHYVDPQWNVAAALMAGAHLVVLDGFHPSTFWAKVREHDVTYFYCLASMPTLLLRMPPDPHERDHRVRAVQCSAIPPALHAQLEARWGVGWYEAFGMTETGADIRVGAEEHAALVGTGCLGRPAAHREVRLDEQGQLWLRGPGMMLGYLGLDSPFDAEGWFPTGDLARLDDHGRVYLTGRLKDMIRRSGENIAAVEVEEVLLAHPAVRLAGVVGVPDDVRGEEVMAFVVAPGADEHELARWCEERLAPFKVPSRWALREELPLTASHRVEKAVLRAEAARTAAPAPRGGSR; via the coding sequence GTGGCTGAGACGCTGGTCGAGCACCTCGACGAAGCAGCCGGCCGGCACCCCGACCGGCCGGCGTGGACCTTCGACCTGGGCGCCGACGACCGCACCACCTGGTCCTTCGCCGAGGTGGCCGGGGCCAGTGCGGCGTACGCCGCCGCCCTCGCGGCCCGCGGCGTGGGCGCGGGCGACCGGGTGGGCGTGATGACCGGCAACAGCGCCGACTCGCCGTTGCTGTGGCTCGCGCTGCAGCGGCTCGGGGCCGCCAGCGTGCCGCTCAACGTGCGCTACCGCCACGACGACCTGGGGCACGTGCTCGCCGACTCCGGTGCCCGGCTGGTCGTCGCCGCCGAGGAGCACCACGACCTGGTGCGCAGCGCCGTCGACCTGACCGGCGGCGTCGAGGTGCTCTCGCCGGCCGACCTGCAGGCGCACCGCGACCCGGCGCCGTCGTCGATCGCCGGCCGCGTCGACCCCGACGCGGTGGTCAACGTGCAGTACACCTCCGGCACCACGGGCCGGCCCAAGGGCTGCCTGCTCACGCACCGCTACTGGACCACCCTCGGCGGCTCGATGGTCACGGAGTTCCCCCACCTCGGCCCCGACGACGTGATGCTCACCGCCCAGCCCTTCCACTACGTCGACCCGCAGTGGAACGTGGCGGCGGCACTGATGGCGGGGGCGCACCTGGTGGTGCTCGACGGCTTCCACCCCTCGACCTTCTGGGCGAAGGTGCGTGAGCACGACGTCACCTACTTCTACTGCCTGGCCTCGATGCCGACCCTGCTGCTGCGGATGCCGCCCGACCCGCACGAGCGCGACCACCGGGTGCGCGCGGTGCAGTGCTCGGCGATCCCGCCCGCCCTGCACGCCCAGCTCGAGGCCCGCTGGGGCGTCGGCTGGTACGAGGCGTTCGGGATGACCGAGACCGGGGCCGACATCCGCGTCGGCGCCGAGGAGCACGCCGCCCTCGTCGGCACCGGGTGCCTGGGCCGGCCGGCCGCGCACCGCGAGGTGCGCCTCGACGAGCAGGGCCAGCTGTGGCTGCGCGGGCCCGGGATGATGCTGGGCTACCTCGGCCTCGACTCCCCCTTCGACGCCGAGGGCTGGTTCCCCACCGGCGACCTGGCCCGCCTCGACGACCACGGCCGCGTCTACCTGACCGGCCGGCTCAAGGACATGATCCGCCGCAGCGGCGAGAACATCGCCGCGGTCGAGGTCGAGGAGGTGCTGCTCGCGCACCCGGCCGTGCGCCTGGCCGGCGTCGTGGGCGTGCCCGACGACGTGCGCGGCGAGGAGGTGATGGCCTTCGTCGTCGCTCCCGGCGCCGACGAGCACGAGCTGGCGCGCTGGTGCGAGGAGCGGCTGGCGCCCTTCAAGGTGCCCAGCCGCTGGGCGCTGCGCGAGGAGCTGCCGCTGACGGCCTCCCACCGCGTCGAGAAGGCGGTGCTGCGCGCCGAGGCGGCCCGCACCGCCGCGCCGGCACCCCGGGGAGGCTCCCGGTGA
- a CDS encoding enoyl-CoA hydratase/isomerase family protein, with the protein MQPVEYHHDSAAGQGVATIHLNRPERLNAVDEALTRGLAAALERALAEGARAVVLAGRGRAFCAGHDLKAEPPTETPLQTRERLEEIQDVTRLVRRFPGPVVAAVHGYALGAGCEFALACDVVVAAEDAAFGFPEVSVGLSVTGGVSRLLPVLVGWARAKELLLLGERVSGAEAAAMGLVARAVPAGTHEEVALDLARRMAQRPALALSLAKKVLDGGLDSTMEEAMGREVEHAVLTSLSGEGEAPREGFGRG; encoded by the coding sequence GTGCAGCCGGTCGAGTACCACCACGACAGTGCCGCGGGCCAGGGCGTGGCCACCATCCACCTCAACCGCCCCGAGCGGCTCAACGCCGTCGACGAGGCGCTGACCCGGGGCCTCGCTGCCGCGCTCGAGCGCGCGCTTGCCGAGGGGGCGCGCGCGGTGGTGCTGGCCGGGCGGGGGCGTGCCTTCTGCGCCGGCCACGACCTCAAGGCCGAGCCCCCGACCGAGACGCCGCTGCAGACGCGTGAGCGCCTGGAGGAGATCCAGGACGTCACCCGCCTGGTGCGCCGCTTCCCCGGCCCGGTGGTCGCCGCGGTGCACGGCTACGCGCTGGGTGCCGGGTGCGAGTTCGCGCTGGCCTGCGACGTGGTGGTCGCCGCCGAGGACGCCGCCTTCGGGTTCCCCGAGGTCTCGGTGGGCCTCTCGGTCACCGGTGGGGTCTCCCGGCTGCTGCCGGTGCTGGTCGGCTGGGCGCGGGCCAAGGAGCTGCTGCTGCTGGGAGAGCGGGTCTCGGGCGCCGAGGCCGCCGCGATGGGCCTGGTGGCCCGCGCGGTGCCGGCCGGCACCCACGAGGAGGTCGCGCTCGACCTGGCGCGGCGGATGGCCCAGCGCCCCGCCCTCGCGCTCTCGCTGGCCAAGAAGGTGCTCGACGGCGGTCTCGACTCCACGATGGAGGAGGCGATGGGCCGCGAGGTCGAGCACGCCGTGCTCACCTCGCTCTCAGGCGAGGGCGAGGCGCCGCGCGAGGGGTTCGGCCGTGGCTGA
- a CDS encoding KamA family radical SAM protein, translating into MSIETSIASLVEDATGQPYPYRRAELVEPDWTRFPGWRDVTAEEWASVQWQRAHCVKNVRQLRELMGDLVDERFYADLERDQAERATMSMLVPPQMMNTMVPHVEPAGPGSLTEAFYADPVRHYMLPVFSDRRTDWASHPHATRDSLHEHDMWATEGLTHRYPTKVLAELLPTCPQYCGHCTRMDLVGNSTPTIEKLKFAGKPNDRIGDMLDYLRRTPSVRDVVVSGGDVANMPWPRLEAFLTSVLEIENVRDIRLATKALVGLPQHWLQPDVVEGMSRVAGTARARGVSLAIHTHANHAQSVTPLVAEASRAMLDAGVRDVRNQGVLLNGVNADPHALLDLCFSLLDGAQIMPYYFYMCDMIPFSEHWRVSVADAQRLQHHIMGYLPGFATPRIVCDVPFVGKRWVHQLADYDTERGISYWTKNYRTSIEADDAQALSRTYEYYDPIHTLPEAGQRWWAEHGRLDESALKAAEVAEASRRTAALQAW; encoded by the coding sequence ATGAGCATCGAGACCTCCATCGCGTCCCTGGTCGAGGACGCCACCGGGCAGCCCTACCCCTACCGGCGCGCCGAGCTGGTCGAGCCCGACTGGACCCGCTTCCCCGGGTGGCGCGACGTCACCGCGGAGGAGTGGGCCTCGGTGCAGTGGCAGCGCGCGCACTGCGTCAAGAACGTGCGCCAGCTGCGCGAGCTGATGGGCGACCTCGTCGACGAGCGGTTCTACGCCGACCTCGAGCGCGACCAGGCCGAGCGCGCGACCATGTCGATGCTGGTGCCGCCGCAGATGATGAACACGATGGTGCCGCACGTGGAGCCGGCGGGCCCGGGGTCGCTCACCGAGGCGTTCTACGCCGACCCGGTGCGCCACTACATGCTGCCGGTCTTCTCCGACCGCCGCACCGACTGGGCCTCGCACCCCCACGCCACCCGCGACTCGCTGCACGAGCACGACATGTGGGCCACCGAGGGCCTGACCCACCGCTACCCCACCAAGGTGCTCGCCGAGCTGCTCCCGACCTGCCCGCAGTACTGCGGGCACTGCACGCGCATGGACCTGGTCGGCAACTCCACCCCGACGATCGAGAAGCTGAAGTTCGCCGGCAAGCCGAACGACCGCATCGGGGACATGCTCGACTACCTGCGCCGCACGCCGTCGGTGCGCGACGTGGTGGTCTCCGGCGGCGACGTGGCGAACATGCCGTGGCCCCGCCTCGAGGCCTTCCTGACCTCGGTGCTGGAGATCGAGAACGTGCGCGACATCCGCCTGGCCACCAAGGCCCTGGTCGGCCTGCCCCAGCACTGGCTGCAGCCCGACGTGGTCGAGGGGATGAGCCGGGTGGCCGGCACGGCCCGCGCCCGCGGGGTGTCCCTGGCCATCCACACCCACGCCAACCACGCCCAGTCCGTCACTCCCCTGGTGGCCGAGGCCTCGCGCGCGATGCTCGACGCCGGTGTGCGCGACGTGCGCAACCAGGGCGTGCTGCTCAACGGCGTCAACGCCGACCCGCACGCGCTGCTCGACCTGTGCTTCTCGCTGCTCGACGGCGCGCAGATCATGCCCTACTACTTCTACATGTGCGACATGATCCCGTTCTCGGAGCACTGGCGGGTCTCGGTCGCCGACGCCCAGCGCCTCCAGCACCACATCATGGGCTACCTGCCGGGCTTCGCGACGCCGCGCATCGTCTGCGACGTCCCGTTCGTCGGCAAGCGCTGGGTGCACCAGCTCGCCGACTACGACACCGAGCGCGGCATCTCCTACTGGACCAAGAACTACCGCACCTCCATCGAGGCCGACGACGCCCAGGCGCTCTCGCGCACCTACGAGTACTACGACCCGATCCACACGCTGCCCGAGGCCGGCCAGCGCTGGTGGGCCGAGCACGGCCGTCTCGACGAGTCGGCGCTCAAGGCCGCCGAGGTGGCCGAGGCGTCGCGTCGTACGGCGGCGCTGCAGGCCTGGTGA
- a CDS encoding polyprenol monophosphomannose synthase: protein MSRAETGARVVMVVPTYDEAENLAWVVGRLHAAQPGIDVLVVDDGSPDGTGRIADQLAAADPRVGVLHRTAKEGLGAAYRAGFARALEEGYEVIGEMDADGSHQPEQLHRLLEALDDPAAPADLVIGSRWVPGGSVVNWPRRREALSRGGNLYVRALLGVQVRDATAGYRLFRRSTLERIDLASVRSTGYVFQTDLVVRTLRAGLLVREVPIEFVERVRGDSKMSGAVAVESLKRITAWGLTERREQALRLLRRRPTPQSSTTHDTHDTHGTHGGSR, encoded by the coding sequence GTGAGCCGCGCCGAGACCGGGGCCCGCGTGGTCATGGTCGTGCCGACCTACGACGAGGCCGAGAACCTGGCCTGGGTGGTGGGGCGGCTGCACGCTGCACAGCCCGGCATCGACGTGCTCGTCGTCGACGACGGCTCGCCCGACGGCACCGGCCGGATCGCTGACCAGCTCGCCGCGGCCGACCCGCGCGTCGGTGTGCTGCACCGCACCGCCAAAGAGGGGCTGGGCGCGGCCTACCGGGCCGGCTTCGCAAGGGCCCTCGAGGAGGGCTACGAGGTCATCGGGGAGATGGACGCCGACGGCTCCCACCAGCCCGAGCAGCTGCACCGGCTGCTGGAGGCGCTCGACGACCCCGCCGCGCCCGCCGACCTCGTGATCGGGTCGCGCTGGGTGCCGGGCGGCTCGGTGGTGAACTGGCCGCGACGCCGCGAGGCGCTCTCGCGCGGCGGCAACCTCTACGTGCGGGCCCTGCTCGGGGTGCAGGTGCGCGACGCGACGGCCGGCTACCGCCTCTTCCGCCGCTCCACCCTCGAGCGGATCGACCTCGCCTCGGTGCGCTCGACCGGCTACGTCTTCCAGACCGACCTGGTCGTGCGCACGCTGCGCGCCGGGCTGCTGGTGCGCGAGGTACCCATCGAGTTCGTCGAGCGGGTGCGCGGTGACTCGAAGATGAGCGGCGCGGTCGCCGTCGAGTCGCTCAAGCGGATCACCGCCTGGGGCCTCACCGAGCGCCGCGAGCAGGCGCTCCGGCTGCTGCGCCGCCGCCCGACCCCGCAGAGCAGCACCACCCACGACACCCACGACACCCACGGCACCCACGGAGGATCCCGATGA
- a CDS encoding 5'-3' exonuclease, whose amino-acid sequence MLLDTASMYFRAFFGVPEILAPDGTTPVNAVRGLLDFITRLVDEYQPSDLVCCWDDDWRPQWRVDLVPTYKAHRVEEEVETSPDVEEVPDPLQVQIPIIRDVLAAYGIKVVGAPEAEADDVIGTLATGAGQPVDIVTGDRDLFQLVDDEADVRVLYIARGVGRHERVDNAWVRAKYDVDAAQYADFSTMRGDASDGLPGVKGVGEKTAATLLARHGDMAGIIAAAEDPDSGMGPGPRAKIKAAVDYLAVAPEVVAVRRTLDLDRTGFALPRSPADPDRLAELAARWGLESPVERLNAVLATL is encoded by the coding sequence ATGCTCCTCGACACCGCCTCGATGTACTTCCGTGCCTTCTTCGGGGTGCCCGAGATCCTCGCCCCCGACGGCACCACGCCGGTCAACGCCGTGCGCGGGCTCCTGGACTTCATCACCCGCCTGGTCGACGAGTACCAGCCCAGCGACCTGGTCTGCTGCTGGGACGACGACTGGCGCCCGCAGTGGCGCGTCGACCTGGTGCCGACCTACAAGGCGCACCGGGTCGAGGAGGAGGTCGAGACCTCTCCCGACGTCGAGGAGGTGCCGGACCCGCTCCAGGTGCAGATCCCGATCATCCGCGACGTGCTGGCCGCCTACGGCATCAAGGTCGTCGGTGCCCCCGAGGCCGAGGCCGACGACGTGATCGGCACCCTCGCCACCGGTGCCGGCCAGCCGGTCGACATCGTCACCGGCGACCGTGACCTGTTCCAGCTCGTCGACGACGAGGCCGACGTGCGGGTGCTCTACATCGCGCGCGGGGTGGGCAGGCACGAGCGGGTCGACAACGCGTGGGTGCGCGCCAAGTACGACGTCGACGCTGCGCAGTACGCGGACTTCTCGACCATGCGCGGCGACGCCTCCGACGGCCTGCCCGGGGTCAAGGGCGTCGGCGAGAAGACCGCCGCGACGCTGCTGGCCCGCCACGGCGACATGGCCGGCATCATCGCCGCCGCCGAGGACCCGGACTCGGGGATGGGCCCGGGGCCGCGGGCCAAGATCAAGGCGGCGGTCGACTACCTGGCCGTGGCGCCCGAGGTCGTCGCCGTGCGGCGCACCCTCGACCTCGACCGCACCGGCTTCGCCCTGCCCCGCTCCCCCGCCGACCCCGACCGGCTCGCCGAGCTGGCGGCCCGGTGGGGTCTGGAGAGCCCCGTCGAGCGCCTGAACGCGGTGCTGGCCACCCTCTGA